The following coding sequences lie in one Flagellimonas eckloniae genomic window:
- a CDS encoding TIGR04282 family arsenosugar biosynthesis glycosyltransferase has translation MNAKKNLLLIFTRNPELGKCKTRLASKIGDEAALKIYIFLLEHTVSITQNLNVQKRVYYSEEIWDTDIWDNTIYQKKLQKGGDLGLRMLDAFQDGFKSGYEKIIIIGSDMYDLSQRDLESAFLKLDNHDYVLGPAEDGGYYLLGMTSLKEELFHDKLWGTEAVLPSTLDNLKRENLFELPLKNDVDHYEDIKEIKAFSPYLKHIKE, from the coding sequence TTGAACGCAAAAAAGAACCTACTCCTAATATTTACAAGGAATCCAGAACTGGGAAAATGTAAGACCAGATTGGCTTCTAAAATTGGTGATGAGGCTGCATTGAAAATCTATATATTTTTATTGGAACATACAGTTTCCATTACCCAAAACCTTAACGTTCAAAAACGTGTATACTATTCTGAAGAAATTTGGGACACGGATATTTGGGACAATACAATTTATCAAAAAAAACTCCAAAAAGGCGGAGATTTAGGATTGCGCATGCTAGATGCTTTTCAAGATGGTTTTAAATCTGGTTATGAAAAAATCATTATTATTGGCAGTGATATGTACGATTTATCCCAAAGAGATTTGGAATCCGCTTTTTTAAAGTTAGACAATCATGATTATGTGCTTGGCCCAGCTGAAGATGGTGGTTATTATCTCTTGGGAATGACATCCTTAAAAGAAGAGCTTTTTCATGATAAGCTATGGGGAACAGAAGCTGTGCTACCTTCAACATTGGATAATTTGAAAAGAGAAAATCTTTTTGAACTTCCTCTAAAAAATGATGTTGACCATTATGAGGACATTAAAGAAATCAAAGCTTTCAGTCCCTACTTAAAACATATAAAAGAATGA
- a CDS encoding type III pantothenate kinase has product MNLVVDIGNTLIKYAVFENRSIIYTQTSESGLFLSKVKELFEVYPKIEYALISSVGTLERKEQDIISLFCKVYVLSSSSKVPFKNSYASPQTLGMDRVALATAAFYNNPRGNTLVIDVGTCITYDMVNNAGEYIGGAISPGIPMRYKAMHNQTANLPLLEPEDILDVIGNSTQACMHSGVINGVCQEVDGIISQYHDRFQDLTVILTGGDSHFFAKRLKNTIFANSKFLLEGLNYLLEYNKR; this is encoded by the coding sequence ATGAACTTGGTGGTCGATATTGGCAATACGCTTATAAAATACGCAGTTTTTGAAAATAGGAGTATTATTTATACCCAAACTTCGGAATCAGGACTTTTTTTATCAAAGGTCAAGGAACTTTTTGAAGTTTATCCAAAAATTGAATACGCCCTAATTTCATCGGTTGGTACCTTAGAAAGAAAAGAACAAGATATTATTTCACTTTTTTGTAAGGTGTATGTGCTTAGTAGTTCCTCCAAAGTCCCATTTAAAAATAGTTACGCTAGTCCGCAAACCTTGGGAATGGATCGTGTGGCTTTGGCAACTGCTGCATTTTATAACAATCCAAGAGGAAACACGCTTGTCATTGATGTTGGTACCTGTATTACCTATGATATGGTCAACAATGCGGGGGAGTATATTGGAGGGGCAATTTCGCCAGGTATTCCAATGCGCTACAAGGCAATGCATAATCAAACTGCTAATTTACCACTCCTTGAGCCAGAGGACATTTTAGATGTCATTGGGAACTCAACACAGGCCTGCATGCATAGTGGGGTTATCAATGGGGTTTGTCAAGAAGTAGATGGGATAATAAGCCAGTACCATGATCGCTTTCAAGATTTAACAGTTATTTTAACAGGCGGTGACTCCCATTTTTTTGCCAAACGACTAAAAAATACCATATTTGCCAATTCTAAATTTCTCTTGGAGGGGCTAAATTACTTGCTGGAATACAATAAACGCTAG
- a CDS encoding N-acetylmuramoyl-L-alanine amidase family protein produces MQTFQSKNNFTNHFIGAFSLIIFCCNTNIIAQDSILKVEAIEGDGVYSLLRRNGLDPIEYYQSFIKMNKENLTEGDKLFVGSMYQIPDTIILKDKKIKIESIPRTEYPIFGPDFSVVDSLSNRLKNTVYYLISGHGGPDPGAVANYNGKMIAEDEYAYDVTLRLARELISHGAEVHIIIRDENDGIRQARTLELDTDEVAYPNKTIPLGQLKRLEQRVKIVNDLYLKNTGKYQRLIVTHVDSRSKGTNIDVFFYHHHKSKNGKRLAESIHKTFDKKYKEFQPNRKYTGTFMDRSSLYLIKNTLPAIAYIEIGNIKSKKDQRRILDPDNRQALAKWISEGILLDYETKSN; encoded by the coding sequence ATGCAGACCTTTCAATCGAAGAATAATTTCACAAACCATTTTATAGGCGCTTTTAGCCTAATTATTTTCTGTTGTAACACCAATATTATTGCCCAAGATTCTATCTTGAAAGTTGAGGCTATTGAAGGTGATGGGGTCTATTCTTTATTGAGAAGGAATGGGCTGGACCCGATTGAATACTATCAGTCCTTTATCAAGATGAACAAAGAAAACTTGACAGAAGGGGATAAGCTTTTTGTGGGAAGTATGTATCAAATACCGGACACGATTATACTAAAGGATAAAAAAATTAAAATTGAATCGATTCCCCGAACAGAATATCCCATTTTTGGACCTGACTTTTCCGTTGTTGATTCGCTTAGCAATAGGTTAAAGAATACAGTTTATTACTTGATTTCTGGACATGGAGGTCCTGATCCCGGGGCAGTGGCCAATTACAATGGTAAAATGATTGCGGAAGATGAATATGCCTACGATGTAACCTTGCGTTTGGCCCGCGAACTTATATCCCATGGTGCCGAAGTTCATATTATAATACGCGATGAGAATGACGGAATTAGGCAAGCACGAACCCTTGAGTTGGATACGGATGAGGTAGCCTATCCAAATAAAACAATTCCATTGGGACAATTAAAGCGTTTGGAACAACGGGTGAAAATTGTGAACGACCTATACTTGAAGAATACTGGAAAATATCAAAGACTAATTGTTACCCATGTAGATAGCCGGAGTAAAGGAACTAATATAGATGTATTCTTTTACCATCACCATAAAAGTAAAAACGGAAAACGCCTTGCTGAAAGTATTCATAAGACCTTTGATAAAAAATACAAAGAATTTCAACCCAACAGAAAATATACCGGCACCTTTATGGATAGAAGCAGTCTTTATTTGATTAAAAACACTTTACCAGCGATTGCCTATATAGAGATTGGAAATATTAAAAGTAAAAAAGACCAGCGTAGAATTTTAGACCCGGATAATCGGCAGGCTCTGGCGAAATGGATTTCCGAAGGTATTTTGTTGGATTATGAGACCAAATCCAACTAG
- a CDS encoding POTRA domain-containing protein: MIRIVLACFLSLLLGKAYGQNTVADIKVQGNKRTKTNFIKKITKLKAGMELDSVLIEEDIYRLKRLPSVTHAYFQVSPSVGEGKYTVVYGIEENFTLIPFVNVYTSNNDEFAFRIGLQEFNFLGSNITLGGFYQKDIFNSIGAQMRAPYLFGKKLGLALSYQDLTTQEPVFLDSGTADYKYNNESFEILGLYEINYKHRFELGINFFTEDYEYLFGTTDPNVPQSLNVDKYLYKLIYNYDAIQYYYQYLSGFKSTLNFQYVNSSNTQLPEFLIGFNDFVYYTRIGERGNWASRLRLGLSSNLDTPFAPFAVDNNLNIRGVGNTIDRGTGAIVFNTEYRHTLIDKNWFVLQSNIFVDGGTWRNPGGDFSDFGDDQNIRIYPGVGLRLIHKRIFNAIFRIDYGHGITNDASKGIVFGIGQYF; encoded by the coding sequence ATGATACGCATTGTCCTTGCTTGTTTTCTTTCTCTGCTATTGGGCAAAGCATACGGTCAAAACACGGTTGCTGATATCAAGGTTCAAGGAAATAAAAGGACCAAAACAAATTTCATAAAGAAAATCACCAAGCTAAAAGCGGGTATGGAATTGGATTCCGTCCTAATTGAAGAAGATATTTATAGGCTAAAACGATTACCATCCGTAACCCATGCTTACTTTCAGGTGTCTCCTTCAGTCGGAGAAGGGAAGTATACTGTCGTTTATGGAATTGAGGAAAATTTTACATTGATTCCGTTTGTAAATGTATACACCTCCAACAACGATGAGTTTGCGTTCAGGATTGGGTTGCAGGAGTTTAATTTTTTAGGGAGCAATATTACCCTTGGTGGATTTTACCAAAAGGACATTTTCAATTCCATTGGAGCCCAGATGAGAGCTCCATATCTATTTGGAAAGAAATTGGGGCTTGCCCTAAGCTACCAAGACCTTACCACGCAAGAACCTGTTTTTCTTGACTCTGGAACGGCGGACTATAAATACAATAATGAATCTTTCGAAATCTTGGGGCTTTATGAAATAAACTACAAACATAGATTTGAGCTCGGAATCAATTTTTTTACTGAAGATTATGAATATCTATTTGGAACTACTGATCCAAATGTTCCTCAATCGCTTAATGTAGATAAGTATCTGTATAAACTGATCTACAATTATGATGCAATTCAATATTATTATCAATATTTATCTGGATTTAAGAGTACGCTCAACTTTCAGTATGTAAATAGCTCAAATACTCAACTCCCGGAATTTTTAATTGGGTTTAATGATTTTGTGTACTATACAAGGATTGGTGAACGGGGAAACTGGGCAAGTAGACTGCGTTTGGGCCTTTCCAGTAATTTAGATACACCATTTGCTCCCTTTGCAGTAGACAATAATCTGAATATTAGAGGTGTGGGAAATACCATAGATCGAGGGACCGGAGCTATTGTTTTTAATACCGAATACAGACACACCTTGATAGACAAAAATTGGTTTGTACTCCAGAGCAATATTTTTGTTGATGGTGGAACATGGCGAAACCCTGGGGGTGATTTTAGCGACTTTGGAGACGATCAAAATATAAGAATTTACCCAGGTGTCGGTTTAAGGCTGATTCACAAAAGGATTTTTAATGCCATCTTTAGAATTGACTATGGACATGGCATTACCAACGATGCATCAAAAGGAATAGTTTTTGGTATAGGACAATATTTTTAA
- a CDS encoding purine-nucleoside phosphorylase, which yields MTKKQLDESVDYLKKKGFDNPEIGIVLGTGLGQLVDEIQDPIEAHYNHIPYFPLATVEFHTGKLIYGTIAGKKVVVMQGRFHLYEGYDFLDITYPIRVMHQLGIKKLFVSNAAGAINLSYKKGDIMLIEDHINLQGGSPLAFKNVAEFGDRFADMSEPYDLDMRTKIEAIAQKEDISLQKGVYASVVGPQLETKAEYRMLKILGADAVGMSTVPEVIVANHLRLPILAVSVLTDECDPDNLQPVNIQEIIEIAGNTEPKMIQLFKELIKVI from the coding sequence ATGACCAAAAAACAACTTGACGAATCTGTAGATTACTTAAAAAAGAAAGGGTTTGACAATCCTGAAATTGGGATTGTTTTGGGTACTGGATTAGGGCAATTAGTCGATGAGATTCAGGACCCTATTGAAGCGCACTACAATCATATTCCCTACTTTCCCTTAGCAACGGTGGAGTTTCATACCGGGAAACTAATTTATGGAACCATTGCCGGTAAGAAGGTGGTAGTTATGCAAGGGCGATTTCATCTGTACGAAGGGTACGACTTTTTGGATATAACATATCCCATACGAGTAATGCACCAATTGGGAATTAAAAAACTATTTGTCTCCAATGCCGCGGGCGCTATTAACCTCAGCTATAAAAAAGGGGATATTATGCTTATTGAAGATCATATCAATCTTCAAGGGGGGTCGCCTTTGGCTTTTAAAAATGTTGCTGAATTTGGAGATCGTTTTGCGGATATGAGTGAACCCTATGATTTGGATATGCGCACCAAAATTGAAGCTATTGCCCAAAAAGAGGACATCTCATTACAAAAAGGAGTTTATGCCTCGGTTGTTGGACCACAACTGGAAACGAAAGCGGAGTACCGAATGTTAAAAATTTTAGGGGCAGATGCTGTGGGTATGAGCACCGTTCCTGAAGTTATTGTTGCCAATCATTTACGACTCCCAATCTTGGCAGTTTCGGTTTTAACAGATGAATGTGACCCTGATAACCTGCAACCTGTTAATATTCAGGAAATTATTGAAATTGCAGGCAACACCGAACCAAAAATGATACAACTGTTTAAAGAACTAATCAAGGTTATTTAA
- a CDS encoding TIGR04283 family arsenosugar biosynthesis glycosyltransferase translates to MNQNKLKISILIPVLNEENCIGDLLSHINDNSVSSSIQEIICIDGGSMDKTVAIATAHKAEVIQSKKGRAIQMNTGARHANGDLLYFLHADTIPPKGFDQMILESVTQGYESGCFRMRFDTNNPILRFFAWLSRINHSLCRGGDQSLFIKKELFEKNKGFNEGYLIYEDTEFIRRLYQHTKFKVLPDYVITSARKYREKGWFKVQYHFGMIHLKNYLGAGPDELYQYYSKNILN, encoded by the coding sequence ATGAATCAGAATAAACTAAAAATAAGCATCCTTATTCCAGTCTTAAATGAGGAGAATTGTATTGGGGACCTACTTTCACATATAAATGACAATAGTGTTTCAAGTTCGATTCAAGAAATCATTTGTATTGATGGTGGCAGTATGGATAAAACCGTTGCAATTGCAACAGCACATAAAGCTGAAGTAATACAATCAAAAAAAGGCAGGGCCATACAAATGAATACGGGAGCAAGACATGCCAATGGAGACCTTCTCTATTTTCTGCATGCAGATACCATTCCACCTAAAGGTTTTGATCAAATGATTTTAGAATCCGTTACTCAAGGATATGAATCTGGATGTTTTAGAATGAGGTTTGACACCAATAACCCTATTTTGCGCTTTTTTGCCTGGCTTTCAAGAATAAATCACAGCTTATGTAGAGGAGGAGATCAATCACTTTTTATAAAAAAAGAACTTTTTGAAAAGAACAAGGGTTTCAATGAAGGGTATTTAATTTATGAAGACACGGAATTCATTCGAAGATTATACCAGCATACAAAATTTAAAGTTCTTCCAGACTATGTGATTACTTCTGCACGAAAGTACCGGGAGAAAGGTTGGTTTAAGGTTCAGTACCATTTTGGTATGATTCATTTAAAAAACTATTTAGGTGCCGGGCCAGATGAACTCTATCAATACTATTCAAAAAACATTCTCAACTAG
- the lptC gene encoding LPS export ABC transporter periplasmic protein LptC — MKQNIKNNLKCVATVFTVAILFISCKDNYERVGEEAVKPVFPQGVAQNFVLTYTETIEEMSTEDSSNTKVIAILTSPITEDFDNQNFKYRTFPKGLKVDFFDEKNQKSVIIADYGIVYSQTNLIDLQGNVVIESHDGKKLETPQLFYDRSNNWIFTEEVFTYTNPEDGTVMDGEGMDFNRDFSLFKAHKTFGLMTIKETE; from the coding sequence GTGAAACAGAATATAAAAAATAATTTAAAGTGTGTTGCCACGGTTTTTACCGTGGCAATCCTTTTTATATCCTGTAAGGATAACTATGAGCGGGTAGGTGAAGAAGCGGTAAAACCTGTTTTTCCACAAGGGGTAGCTCAGAATTTTGTTCTGACCTACACGGAGACCATAGAGGAGATGAGTACAGAAGACTCATCCAACACCAAAGTGATTGCCATACTGACCAGCCCAATTACAGAGGATTTTGACAATCAAAATTTTAAGTATCGCACGTTTCCCAAAGGGCTTAAAGTGGATTTTTTTGATGAGAAAAACCAGAAGAGTGTTATAATTGCAGATTACGGAATCGTGTATTCCCAGACAAACTTAATTGACCTTCAGGGAAATGTGGTTATAGAGAGTCATGATGGCAAAAAGCTGGAAACCCCGCAACTTTTTTACGATAGATCAAACAATTGGATATTTACCGAGGAAGTTTTTACGTATACAAATCCGGAAGATGGCACTGTAATGGATGGCGAGGGAATGGATTTTAATAGAGATTTCAGTCTTTTTAAAGCGCACAAAACCTTTGGTCTAATGACCATAAAAGAAACAGAATAG
- a CDS encoding DoxX family protein: MDYNRIDQQISGRMRKWGIPAIRVSFAIIFFWFGILKPFGLSAATSLLKSTVAWLPFGSPDTWLIIIGWWEVVIGLTFLFKRTTRIAIALLFLQMVGTFMPLVFLPEVTFQNGNYLLPTLEGQYIIKNVLIISAALIVGGTFYKSKKHE; encoded by the coding sequence ATGGACTATAACAGAATTGATCAACAGATATCAGGAAGAATGCGAAAATGGGGAATTCCTGCCATTAGAGTCTCTTTTGCCATTATCTTTTTCTGGTTCGGAATTCTAAAACCTTTTGGTCTTTCTGCTGCAACCAGTCTTTTAAAATCTACTGTGGCTTGGTTGCCGTTTGGAAGTCCAGATACTTGGTTAATTATTATTGGTTGGTGGGAAGTGGTAATAGGACTTACATTTCTATTTAAGCGAACTACAAGAATTGCCATAGCACTCTTGTTCCTTCAAATGGTTGGGACCTTTATGCCTTTGGTATTTTTACCAGAGGTAACATTTCAAAATGGAAATTATTTATTGCCCACACTAGAGGGGCAATACATTATAAAGAATGTATTGATTATCTCAGCGGCTCTTATTGTTGGAGGGACATTTTATAAATCTAAAAAACACGAATAA
- a CDS encoding glycoside hydrolase family 32 protein — MKKKTFSCLIVVLLFACKGNTEKTIEKIEPRMYTEDYRPQFHFSPPEKWMNDPNGLVYNEGVYHLFYQYYPEDIVWGPMHWGHAISKDMVHWEHKPIALYPDEHGLIFSGSAVVDKKNTSGFGTDGKIPLVAIFTYHSEEGEKAGRDDFQTQGIAYSLDNGDTWEKFEKNPVIGNNGIKDFRDPKVFWHDDSKSWILALVAGDHAKFYASKNLKDWDYLSDFGKTMGAHGGVWECPDLFPLKVEGTDEEKWVLIISINPGAPNGGSGTQYFIGDFDGVQFTSDQKEPKWLDWGTDNYAGVTYNNIPSNERIFIGWMSNWDYARDTPTKKWRSAMTTPRNLALRKIGEEVFLTNYPLKQVFELTKSSTPKEIVVPPNTSETFYFDGLNQSQIRFKTSSKDFKITFKNSLNETLELALDSESNIFLLDRTHSGKVDFQSDFGHKKHIMPIGGINEEFEVTILLDWSSIELFMDRGLYVMTEQIFPTEPYDRLIIENYDAQSQISDGFIKKVESVW, encoded by the coding sequence ATGAAGAAAAAAACCTTTTCTTGTTTAATAGTAGTATTGCTGTTTGCCTGTAAGGGGAATACAGAAAAAACCATTGAAAAAATAGAACCAAGAATGTATACGGAAGACTATAGACCCCAATTTCATTTTTCGCCACCTGAAAAGTGGATGAACGACCCCAATGGATTGGTCTATAATGAAGGTGTATATCATTTGTTCTATCAATATTACCCTGAAGATATTGTCTGGGGACCTATGCATTGGGGACATGCCATTAGCAAGGATATGGTACACTGGGAACATAAACCCATAGCACTATATCCAGATGAACATGGATTAATTTTTTCGGGGAGTGCAGTTGTGGATAAGAAGAATACATCAGGATTTGGTACTGATGGAAAAATACCTTTGGTCGCTATTTTCACCTATCATTCCGAGGAAGGTGAGAAAGCTGGCAGGGATGATTTTCAGACCCAAGGAATTGCGTATAGTTTGGATAATGGCGATACATGGGAAAAATTTGAAAAGAATCCAGTAATCGGGAATAATGGAATCAAAGATTTTAGAGACCCAAAAGTTTTTTGGCATGACGATTCTAAAAGTTGGATTTTGGCTTTGGTCGCGGGAGATCATGCAAAGTTTTATGCGTCTAAAAATCTCAAGGATTGGGATTATTTGAGCGATTTTGGAAAAACAATGGGGGCACACGGTGGTGTATGGGAATGTCCTGACCTTTTTCCGTTAAAAGTTGAAGGAACCGATGAAGAAAAATGGGTTTTGATTATAAGTATTAATCCAGGTGCGCCAAATGGGGGTAGCGGAACGCAATACTTTATAGGTGATTTTGATGGTGTTCAATTTACATCGGACCAAAAAGAGCCAAAATGGTTAGATTGGGGTACTGATAATTATGCCGGTGTAACCTACAACAACATACCTAGCAATGAACGGATTTTTATTGGATGGATGAGCAATTGGGACTATGCCAGAGATACACCGACAAAAAAATGGCGTAGCGCAATGACGACGCCTAGAAACTTAGCATTGAGAAAAATAGGCGAAGAAGTTTTTTTAACAAATTACCCGTTAAAACAAGTTTTTGAACTAACAAAGTCAAGTACACCTAAGGAAATAGTGGTTCCACCCAACACTTCGGAAACTTTTTATTTTGATGGTTTGAATCAATCTCAAATTCGCTTTAAAACCTCTTCCAAAGATTTTAAGATCACTTTTAAAAATAGCTTAAACGAAACTTTGGAACTTGCTTTGGATTCCGAGAGTAATATATTCTTATTGGACCGAACGCATTCAGGTAAAGTTGATTTTCAATCTGACTTTGGGCATAAAAAACACATCATGCCCATTGGTGGCATAAACGAAGAGTTTGAAGTTACTATTCTTTTGGATTGGTCATCCATAGAACTATTCATGGATCGTGGATTGTACGTAATGACCGAACAAATCTTCCCTACAGAACCTTACGATCGATTGATTATTGAAAATTATGATGCCCAATCTCAGATTTCAGATGGGTTTATTAAAAAAGTGGAATCGGTCTGGTGA
- a CDS encoding N-acetylmuramoyl-L-alanine amidase produces MKLIPTLLLWVGMSTMLLAQENEHKVIAEQGDGIFSILRKQGLDPAKYYEKFITLNIENIKDGSMLHVGREYIIPKAKDSFKETGVRVQMSNGTVDPIFDAELATMSRKSNSLKNAVYYLIAENKIEAENKFTDDIIKSLAAELMVHGATVFVIESGDEKVVERKPLSEVEKMGAYVETINKRYLQNNGKYQRLLIIRANGLIKNGNMDVAVYHHNKSEKGQRFAENIQSVFKRNSISNRSYKDINTIFQDKNSLYLAKNTLPAITLLTIDSGSKISKKDGIPVRSDKKSFTNWVTSGILKDYADLSIEE; encoded by the coding sequence ATGAAATTAATACCAACCCTTTTGTTGTGGGTAGGCATGTCTACCATGCTTCTTGCACAGGAAAATGAGCATAAGGTCATTGCAGAACAAGGAGATGGAATCTTTTCCATACTTAGAAAGCAAGGACTTGACCCTGCAAAGTACTACGAAAAGTTTATCACCCTAAACATAGAAAACATCAAGGATGGCAGTATGCTTCATGTGGGTAGGGAATACATAATTCCAAAAGCCAAAGATTCATTCAAGGAAACCGGGGTTAGAGTACAAATGTCCAATGGAACTGTTGACCCTATTTTTGATGCTGAACTTGCTACTATGTCTCGCAAGAGCAATTCCCTCAAGAATGCGGTTTATTATCTGATAGCTGAAAATAAGATTGAGGCGGAAAATAAATTTACAGACGATATTATAAAGAGTCTTGCAGCGGAGCTTATGGTGCATGGAGCCACAGTTTTTGTAATTGAAAGTGGTGATGAAAAAGTAGTAGAGCGAAAACCCCTGTCAGAGGTTGAAAAAATGGGCGCTTATGTTGAGACCATTAATAAGCGCTACCTTCAAAACAATGGAAAATATCAAAGATTATTGATTATAAGAGCGAATGGATTGATTAAAAATGGGAATATGGATGTGGCGGTATACCATCATAATAAAAGTGAAAAAGGACAGCGTTTCGCAGAGAATATCCAAAGTGTCTTCAAAAGAAACAGTATCTCAAACCGATCTTATAAAGACATAAACACAATTTTTCAAGATAAGAACAGCTTATATTTGGCAAAGAACACATTGCCAGCCATTACTCTTTTAACGATTGATAGCGGTTCAAAAATTTCAAAAAAAGATGGGATTCCTGTGCGTTCTGATAAAAAATCCTTTACCAATTGGGTTACAAGTGGTATTTTAAAGGATTATGCAGACCTTTCAATCGAAGAATAA
- a CDS encoding DUF547 domain-containing protein yields the protein MNFILYFFFGTLLATCNGNVNPDEKKGDKTVNAAQTEVLKPQNSIPNHTPWNDLLKKHVDNKGNVDYLGFKDNRGLLKGYLNHLSENSPKDSWDGNEKLAFYINLYNAATVKLIVDNYPTKSIKDIPNQWKKKWISVGENITSLNDIEHEVLRKMNEPRIHFAINCASYSCPKLLNTAFTSKNMERLLSKATVDFINDKKRNRFQKNKAELSRIFKWYKSDFTEQTSLLEYINMYLDNPVSKNTKIEYLEYDWGLNESE from the coding sequence ATGAATTTTATCCTGTATTTCTTTTTTGGAACACTACTAGCCACCTGTAATGGAAATGTAAATCCTGATGAAAAAAAAGGAGATAAAACAGTAAATGCGGCCCAGACTGAAGTTTTAAAACCACAAAATTCCATACCCAATCATACACCATGGAATGACTTGCTCAAAAAACATGTGGACAACAAGGGCAATGTAGATTATTTGGGCTTTAAAGATAATAGAGGTCTTTTAAAAGGGTACCTGAATCATCTTTCTGAAAATTCACCTAAAGATTCTTGGGACGGCAATGAAAAACTGGCTTTTTATATCAATCTATACAATGCCGCCACGGTTAAATTGATTGTGGACAATTATCCAACAAAAAGCATAAAGGATATTCCAAACCAATGGAAGAAAAAATGGATTTCAGTTGGGGAAAACATAACTTCCTTGAATGATATTGAACATGAAGTTCTCCGTAAAATGAACGAACCTCGAATTCATTTTGCCATAAATTGCGCATCATATTCATGTCCAAAGCTGCTCAATACAGCTTTTACTTCAAAAAACATGGAACGGTTGCTTTCCAAGGCAACTGTCGACTTCATAAATGATAAAAAACGGAATCGATTTCAAAAAAACAAAGCAGAACTTTCCAGAATATTTAAATGGTATAAGAGTGATTTCACCGAGCAAACTTCACTCTTGGAATATATTAATATGTATTTGGATAATCCAGTTTCTAAAAATACCAAAATAGAATATTTGGAATATGATTGGGGGTTGAATGAATCAGAATAA